One window of the Plasmodium vivax chromosome 2, whole genome shotgun sequence genome contains the following:
- a CDS encoding hypothetical protein, conserved (encoded by transcript PVX_081390A; Apicoplast targeted protein. Curated by Stuart Ralph, Walter and Eliza Hall Institute of Medical Research, Australia.), with the protein MRYSQILLSRLLRLRFVLPLLLALLLLLPKPCGCLGGESKLAKLQKLINKKIKLDINEKYRSEKDTTNQYISFLYIHEITAGDYVEYVLNKSGDYDCVLFVIDVESTNGVSKFDRKNLMLLELFNRVAKAFILGNFSLYSEGGSGAAKRTTPIGANGTEQWTNPIGANGTAKRTTPIGANGTAKRTTPIGANGTAKRTTPIGANGTEQWTNPIRTNDTEQCTPPASRPIFFFYINIYKPSLLPLKYIHAIDEVPEFFYVGQETFLHFDYYSKVRPNYKLEGFLKEKRSREGDAPEMSNQLVQRYFSEFIRAHNRGGSGGGVSGGGVSGGDDGSSGDRRSSGDRRSSGEEGGSTPLDGNYLQKMQKHSLTIALVGLFSLLYVLLQLLHRWPSLLFVCSYVLFLTCLSGIFHCLINKSERYNTAKNLDSMLHKFVYRSTSAQYVYEGVAFSLFIFLITFALFLLCRYSTNTFMPRGGRNLWLTLLLLLTYSSLDVIHEINLFKVYYSTYFFFPPAKFFRK; encoded by the coding sequence ATGCGGTACTCGCAGATTCTGCTATCGCGACTTTTACGACTGCGCTTTGTGTTGCCCCTCCTGCTAGcgctgctgctgctactGCCGAAACCATGCGGGTGCCTCGGTGGGGAGAGCAAGCTGGCGAAGCTGCAGAAActcataaacaaaaaaataaagctagACATTAATGAGAAATACCGAAGCGAGAAGGACACCACCAACCAgtacatttcctttttgtataTTCACGAGATAACCGCGGGAGATTATGTGGAATATGtgctgaacaagtcaggcgATTATGACTGCGTGCTGTTCGTGATCGACGTGGAGAGTACCAATGGGGTTTCCAAGTTTGACCGGAAGAACCTCATGCTGCTGGAGCTGTTCAACCGCGTGGCGAAGGCCTTCATTTTGGGAAACTTCTCCCTCTACagcgagggggggagcggcgcggCGAAGCGGACCACCCCGATAGGAGCAAACGGCACAGAGCAGTGGACCAACCCGATAGGAGCAAACGGAACGGCGAAGCGGACCACCCCGATAGGAGCAAACGGAACGGCGAAGCGGACCACCCCGATAGGAGCAAACGGAACGGCGAAGCGGACCACCCCGATAGGAGCAAACGGCACAGAGCAGTGGACCAACCCGATACGAACAAACGACACAGAGCAGTGCACCCCCCCCGCCTCAAGGcccattttcttcttctacatAAACATTTACAAGCCGAGCCTGCTCCCCCTCAAGTACATCCACGCGATCGACGAGGTGCCCGAGTTCTTTTACGTCGGCCAGGAGACCTTCCTGCACTTTGATTACTACTCCAAGGTGCGCCCCAACTACAAATTGGAGGGCTTCTTAAAGGAGAAGCGGTCGCGCGAGGGAGACGCACCGGAGATGAGCAACCAACTGGTCCAAAGGTACTTCTCGGAATTTATTCGCGCGCacaacagggggggaagcggtggcgGTGTCAGCGGTGGCGGTGTCAGCGGTGGTGACGATGGCAGCAGTGGTGACCGTCGGAGCAGTGGTGACCGTCGGAGCAGTGGTgaagagggggggagcacaCCCCTGGACGGCAACTACTTGCAGAAGATGCAGAAGCACTCCCTCACGATCGCCCTCGTCGGGTTGTTCTCCCTTCTGTACGTCCTCCTGCAGCTGCTGCACAGGTGGCCCTCCCTCCTGTTTGTCTGCTCATACGTCCTGTTCCTCACCTGCTTGAGCGGCATCTTCCACTGCCTCATTAACAAATCCGAGCGATACAACACAGCCAAGAACCTCGATTCGATGCTTCATAAGTTCGTCTACCGTTCTACCAGTGCTCAGTACGTGTACGAGGGGGTGGCCTTTTcgctgtttatttttttgattacCTTTGCCTTGTTCCTCTTGTGTAGGTACTCCACCAACACGTTCATgcctcggggggggaggaacttGTGGCTCACCCTGCTTCTCCTGCTCACGTATTCCTCCCTCGACGTCATCCACGAGATTAACCTGTTTAAGGTGTATTACTCCACGTacttcttctttcccccgGCCAAGTTCTTCCGCAAGTGA